In one window of Juglans regia cultivar Chandler chromosome 3, Walnut 2.0, whole genome shotgun sequence DNA:
- the LOC109011921 gene encoding protein WHAT'S THIS FACTOR 9, mitochondrial, with protein sequence MTFKIRHFLFSILKFQKMNTSETRNLCSLHQHQQCRGITKVRLKWVKNRSLDHIIDTETDLKAACLLKDAIKRSPTGFLTEKSVADWQKHLGLTVPVLRFLRRYPTLFHEFPHARYASLPCFKLTDTALLLDSQEQSIHQSCENDTVERLCRVLMMMKTRTVSLQSLYPLKWDLGLPDTFEKILVPKYPDHFKFVKAINGLASLRLAEWREEITESALERSNERSRLSDEYRQFKRGQTVLAFPMTFPRGYGAQKKVKAWMEEFQKLPYISPYEDSRKIDPNSDLMEKRVVGVLHEMLSLTIHKKTKRNYLRSLREELNLPHKFTRIFTRYPGIFYLSLKCKTTTVALKEGYRRGKLVDPHPLARLREKFYQVMRTGLLYRSKGVNLIPQQEILLDNNMEDETGLEDSEVEEIETDEECCEDEVSEMDEGSDEQ encoded by the coding sequence ATGACCTTCAAAATCAGACACTTTCTCTTCTCCATCCTAAAATTCCAGAAAATGAACACCTCCGAGACCCGCAACCTTTGCTCGCTTCATCAGCACCAACAATGCAGAGGCATAACCAAGGTCCGTCTTAAATGGGTCAAGAACCGAAGCCTGGACCACATCATCGACACCGAGACTGATCTCAAGGCCGCCTGCCTCCTCAAGGACGCTATCAAGCGCTCCCCAACCGGTTTCCTCACTGAAAAGTCCGTCGCCGATTGGCAGAAGCATCTCGGCCTCACCGTCCCCGTTCTCCGCTTCTTGCGCAGGTACCCCACTCTCTTTCACGAATTCCCTCATGCTCGTTACGCCAGCTTGCCTTGCTTTAAGTTAACAGACACTGCGTTGTTACTAGACTCGCAAGAACAAAGTATACACCAAAGCTGTGAGAATGATACCGTGGAGAGGCTCTGTAGAGTGCTTATGATGATGAAAACTAGGACTGTGTCGTTGCAATCGTTGTATCCTTTGAAATGGGATCTAGGTTTGCCGGATACTTTTGAGAAGATACTAGTTCCAAAGTACCCCGATCATTTTAAATTCGTTAAGGCAATAAACGGTCTCGCAAGCTTGCGACTTGCCGAATGGCGTGAGGAAATCACCGAGTCCGCATTGGAAAGGAGTAATGAGCGCAGTAGATTGAGTGATGAGTATAGGCAATTCAAGAGGGGGCAAACGGTATTGGCATTCCCGATGACTTTTCCAAGGGGATACGGGGCACAGAAGAAGGTGAAGGCATGGATGGAGGAATTTCAGAAGTTACCATACATTTCGCCTTATGAGGATTCTAGGAAGATCGATCCTAATAGTGATCTTATGGAGAAACGGGTCGTTGGTGTTTTGCATGAGATGTTAAGCTTGACTATTCACAAAAAGACCAAAAGGAACTACCTAAGAAGCTTGAGGGAGGAATTGAATCTTCCGCACAAGTTTACTCGAATCTTTACAAGGTATCCAGGGATATTCTACCTGTCGTTGAAGTGCAAAACAACGACCGTGGCTCTTAAAGAAGGGTATCGCCGGGGAAAACTCGTGGACCCACATCCCCTTGCACGTCTAAGGGAGAAGTTTTATCAGGTTATGAGAACAGGGCTCCTTTATCGCAGTAAGGGCGTGAATTTGATTCCCCAGCAAGAAATTTTGCTTGATAATAATATGGAAGATGAGACGGGGCTAGAAGATTCTGAGGTGGAAGAGATTGAGACAGATGAGGAATGCTGTGAGGATGAAGTATCAGAGATGGATGAGGGGTCTGACGAACAGTAG
- the LOC109011924 gene encoding F-box protein At3g58530, producing MKNYAEMAKTRPALSKMEAAEAEVVWNRKTVPKVLKIVSTRLSQRDLVSLLLVSPWLYRSLVSYPSIWLSLDFSEMGNAGNRVVAALSLPRYCYVKQIKLEFAQDIEDKHLELLKIKCLDSLQNLECLNLNGCQKISDKGIEAITNACPTLKVFSIYWNVRITDMGIKHLVKNCKYVTELNLSGCKNISDKSLQLVAENYSKLELLNLTRCTKLTDHGLQQILLKCSFLQSLNLYALSGFTDLAYKSISLLTQLKFLDLCGAQNLSDEGLACVAKCVNLVCLNLTWCVRVTDVGVICIAQGCTSLEFLSLFGIVGVTDKCLEALSRSCSNTITTLDVNGCIGIKRRSRDELLHLFPHLKCFKVHS from the exons atgaaaaactaTGCGGAAATGGCCAAAACGCGACCCGCTCTCAGCAAAATGGAAGCAGCAGAAGCAGAGGTCGTATGGAACAGAAAAACAGTTCCAAAGGTCCTCAAAATCGTGAGCACGAGACTGTCACAGAGAGATCTCGTCTCTCTCCTTCTCGTCAGCCCATGGCTTTACCGCTCTCTTGTCTCCTATCCCTCTATCTGGCTC AGTCTGGATTTTTCTGAAATGGGTAATGCTGGAAATCGGGTTGTAGCTGCTCTTTCACTG ccGAGATATTGTTATGTGAAGCAGATAAAGCTTGAATTTGCGCAAGATATTGAAGACAAACATCTCGAACTCCTTAAAATCAAG TGTTTGGATTCTCTTCAAAATCTGGAGTGTCTGAATCTGAATGGCTGCCAAAAGATCTCCGATAAGGGAATTGAAGCTATAACCAATGCTTGTCCTACGCTAAAGGTCTTCTCTATCTATTGGAATGTGAg GATAACAGATATGGGAATAAAGCATCTGGTGAAGAACTGCAAATATGTAACTGAGTTGAACTTAAGTGGCTGTAAG AATATTTCGGACAAAAGCTTGCAATTAGTTGCTGAGAATTACTCAAAATTAGAGTTGTTGAACCTGACTAG GTGCACAAAGTTAACAGACCATGGATTGCAGCAGATACTGCTCAAATGCTCCTTTCTCCAGAGTCTAAACCTCTATGCCCTTTCTGG CTTCACAGATTTAGCTTACAAGAGTATATCACTTCTGACCCAGCTTAAGTTCTTGGACCTCTGTGGTGCTCAG AATCTATCAGATGAGGGACTTGCCTGTGTAGCTAAATGCGTGAACCTTGTATGTCTTAATTTGACATG gTGTGTCCGAGTCACTGATGTGGGAGTCATATGCATTGCACAGGGTTGCACCTCTCTTGAATTTCTTag CTTGTTTGGAATAGTTGGAGTGACTGATAAGTGTCTGGAGGCCCTCTCAAGGTCCTGCTCAAACACAATTACAACCCTTGATGTGAATGGATGTATTGGCATTAAG AGACGCAGTCGTGATGAATTGCTTCATTTGTTTCCCCATCTGAAGTGCTTCAAAGTGCACAGCTAA